Proteins encoded by one window of Burkholderia plantarii:
- a CDS encoding thioredoxin family protein yields the protein MPALNLDTDADRITERLRDPDALLVACLCAEWCGTCRDYAEVFERLAAAHPGACFVWIDIETHADRLDEFDVENFPTLLIEDANAVRFFGTVLPHGGIVERMLADLTAIPGVTHAPKLRNLLAVAV from the coding sequence ATGCCCGCGCTGAATCTCGATACCGACGCAGATCGGATCACCGAGCGCCTTCGGGATCCGGACGCGCTGCTCGTCGCCTGCCTGTGCGCCGAATGGTGCGGCACCTGCCGCGACTACGCCGAGGTCTTCGAACGGCTCGCGGCCGCGCATCCGGGCGCCTGCTTCGTCTGGATCGACATCGAAACCCACGCCGACCGCCTCGACGAGTTCGACGTCGAGAATTTCCCGACGCTCCTGATCGAGGACGCCAACGCCGTGCGTTTCTTCGGCACGGTGCTGCCGCACGGCGGTATCGTCGAGCGGATGCTCGCGGACCTCACGGCGATTCCCGGCGTCACCCACGCGCCGAAGCTGCGCAATCTACTCGCCGTCGCCGTCTGA
- a CDS encoding DNA topoisomerase III, with protein sequence MSKALIIAEKPSVANDIARALGGFTKHDEYFESDDYVLSSAVGHLLEIAAPEEYEVKRGKWSFAHLPVIPPHFDLNPIAKSESRLKVLNKLIKRKDVGLLINACDAGREGELIFRLIAQHAKAKQPIQRLWLQSMTPAAIRDGFAKLRTDEDMQPLADAARCRSEADWLVGINGTRAMTAFNSKGGGFFLTTVGRVQTPTLSIVVEREEKIRRFVPRDYWEVRAEFVCAGGIYEGRWYDPKFKRDEHDPEKRDSRLWSLPAAETIVAACRGQIGVVSEESKPSTQLSPLLYDLTSLQREANSRFGFSAKNTLGLAQALYEKHKVLTYPRTDARALPEDYLGTVSSTLEMLKESNNYLPHARQVLDKGWVRPNKRIFDNTKISDHFAIIPTLQAPKALSEPEQKLYDLVVKRFLAVFFPAAEYKVTTRITEVAGHHFKTEGKVLVEPGWLQVYGRDAEGADANLVPVQKDEKVNTDKVAAHALVTKPPARYSEATLLSAMEGAGKLVEDDELREAMAAKGLGTPATRAAIIEGLLGEKYLLREGRELIPTAKAFQLMTLLRGLGVRELTAPELTGEWEYKLSQMERGNLPRDAFMQEIARMTQTIVKRAKEYDSDTIPGDYATLQTPCPNCGGQVKENYRRFACTKCDFSISKIPGSRQFEIAEVEELLQKKEIGPLSGFRSKMGRPFSAILKLSFDDETKNYKLEFDFGQDQGGEDGEAPDFSAQEPVGACPKCQARVFEHGMSYVCENSVANPKTCDFRSGKVILQQEIAREQMTKLLSDGRTDLLPNFKSSRTGRNFKAFLVKQPDGKIGFEFEKKEPKPGAAAKKAAARTAANEDGAAPEAQEGAVPARKVAAKKAPAARKAPAAKKAPAAKKAPARKTGS encoded by the coding sequence ATGTCCAAAGCACTGATCATTGCGGAAAAGCCCTCTGTCGCGAACGACATCGCGCGCGCCCTGGGCGGCTTTACCAAGCATGACGAATACTTCGAAAGCGACGACTACGTCCTGTCGTCCGCGGTCGGCCATTTGCTCGAGATCGCGGCGCCCGAGGAGTACGAGGTCAAGCGCGGCAAGTGGAGCTTCGCGCATCTGCCCGTCATCCCGCCGCATTTTGATCTCAACCCGATCGCAAAAAGCGAATCGCGGCTGAAGGTCCTGAACAAGCTGATCAAGCGCAAGGACGTTGGCCTGCTGATCAACGCATGTGACGCGGGGCGCGAGGGCGAGCTGATTTTCCGCCTGATCGCGCAGCACGCGAAGGCCAAGCAGCCGATCCAGCGCCTGTGGCTGCAATCGATGACGCCGGCGGCGATCCGCGACGGTTTCGCGAAACTGCGCACCGACGAGGACATGCAACCGCTCGCCGACGCGGCGCGCTGCCGCTCGGAAGCGGACTGGCTGGTCGGCATCAACGGCACGCGCGCGATGACCGCGTTCAACAGCAAGGGCGGCGGCTTCTTCCTGACCACCGTCGGCCGGGTGCAGACGCCCACGCTGTCGATCGTCGTCGAGCGCGAGGAGAAGATCCGCCGCTTCGTGCCGCGCGACTACTGGGAAGTGCGCGCCGAATTCGTCTGCGCAGGCGGCATCTACGAAGGCCGCTGGTACGACCCGAAATTCAAGCGCGACGAGCACGATCCCGAAAAGCGCGACTCGCGGCTCTGGAGCCTGCCGGCCGCCGAGACGATCGTGGCCGCCTGCCGCGGCCAGATCGGCGTGGTCAGCGAGGAATCGAAGCCGTCGACGCAGCTCTCGCCGCTGCTGTACGACCTGACGAGCCTGCAGCGCGAGGCCAACAGCCGCTTCGGCTTCTCGGCCAAGAACACGCTCGGCCTCGCCCAGGCGCTGTATGAAAAGCACAAGGTGCTGACCTACCCGCGTACCGACGCGCGCGCGCTGCCGGAAGACTACCTCGGCACGGTGTCGTCGACGCTCGAGATGCTCAAGGAAAGCAACAACTACCTGCCGCACGCCAGACAGGTGCTCGACAAGGGCTGGGTCAGGCCGAACAAGCGGATCTTCGACAACACCAAGATCAGCGACCACTTCGCCATCATCCCGACGCTGCAGGCGCCAAAGGCGCTGTCCGAGCCCGAGCAGAAGCTCTACGACCTGGTGGTCAAGCGTTTCCTCGCCGTGTTCTTCCCGGCGGCCGAGTACAAGGTCACGACGCGCATCACCGAGGTGGCCGGCCATCACTTCAAGACCGAGGGCAAGGTGCTGGTCGAGCCGGGCTGGCTGCAGGTATACGGCCGCGACGCCGAGGGTGCCGACGCCAACCTCGTGCCGGTGCAGAAGGACGAGAAGGTCAACACCGACAAGGTCGCCGCGCACGCGCTCGTGACCAAGCCGCCGGCACGCTACTCGGAAGCGACGCTGCTCTCGGCGATGGAAGGCGCCGGCAAGCTGGTCGAGGACGACGAGCTGCGCGAGGCGATGGCCGCCAAGGGCCTCGGCACGCCGGCCACGCGCGCGGCCATCATCGAAGGGCTGCTCGGCGAGAAATACCTGCTGCGCGAAGGCCGCGAGCTGATCCCGACCGCCAAGGCGTTCCAGCTGATGACGCTGCTGCGCGGGCTCGGCGTGCGCGAACTGACCGCGCCCGAGCTGACAGGCGAATGGGAATACAAGCTTTCGCAGATGGAGCGCGGCAACCTTCCGCGCGACGCGTTCATGCAGGAAATCGCGCGGATGACGCAGACCATCGTCAAGCGCGCCAAGGAATACGATTCGGACACGATCCCGGGCGACTACGCGACGCTCCAGACGCCGTGCCCGAACTGCGGCGGCCAGGTGAAGGAGAACTACCGCCGCTTCGCCTGCACGAAATGCGATTTCTCGATCTCGAAGATCCCGGGCAGCCGCCAGTTCGAGATCGCCGAGGTCGAGGAGCTGCTGCAGAAGAAGGAAATCGGCCCGCTGTCGGGCTTCCGCAGCAAGATGGGGCGACCGTTCTCGGCGATCCTCAAGCTGTCGTTCGACGACGAGACGAAGAACTACAAGCTCGAATTCGATTTCGGCCAGGACCAGGGCGGCGAGGACGGCGAGGCGCCCGACTTCTCGGCGCAGGAGCCGGTCGGCGCCTGCCCGAAGTGCCAGGCGCGCGTGTTCGAGCACGGCATGAGCTACGTCTGCGAGAACTCGGTCGCGAACCCGAAGACCTGCGACTTCCGCTCCGGCAAGGTGATCCTGCAGCAGGAAATCGCGCGCGAGCAGATGACGAAACTGCTGTCCGACGGCCGCACCGATCTGCTGCCGAACTTCAAGTCGTCGCGCACCGGCCGTAACTTCAAGGCGTTCCTCGTCAAGCAGCCGGACGGCAAGATCGGCTTCGAGTTCGAGAAGAAGGAGCCGAAGCCCGGCGCCGCCGCGAAGAAGGCCGCCGCCAGGACGGCCGCGAACGAGGACGGCGCCGCGCCCGAGGCGCAAGAAGGTGCCGTGCCGGCCAGAAAGGTCGCCGCGAAAAAGGCGCCGGCCGCCAGGAAGGCCCCGGCGGCGAAAAAAGCACCGGCCGCAAAGAAGGCGCCGGCTCGCAAGACCGGCTCGTAA
- a CDS encoding LysR family transcriptional regulator — MDHLQSMRVFVKVADLGSFARAASAMDISNAVATRHVADLEGRLGTRLLNRTTRSLSLTESGQVYLERARQILDELEDVEQMVVARNHEPVGTLRIVAPVVFGLHNLAPVLQTYTQRYPKVVPDLTLVDRQVDLVEEGFDVGVVIARQMRSASIVTRRLTTGCMTVCATPAYLEKHGVPTHPEHLMEHPSLSLPSEYWGDERVFTGPDGEVRVRPTNVVVANNTEMLRQFALLGMGIAMLPSYLIGGDTARGKLVRLLPDYRLPQVEINVAYPSRRHLPAKVRTFIDHLVEHFSHSPETALGEQWAAHSGLQPPSESAAPGAAVPGARPAAGPSMPAPLPKTRQRATAPTPL, encoded by the coding sequence ATGGATCATCTGCAGTCGATGCGAGTGTTCGTCAAGGTGGCGGATCTGGGCAGCTTCGCGCGAGCGGCCAGTGCGATGGATATCTCGAACGCCGTGGCCACGCGCCACGTTGCCGATCTTGAAGGCCGGCTTGGCACCCGTCTGCTGAACCGGACGACGCGCAGCCTTTCCCTGACCGAATCCGGCCAGGTCTATCTCGAGCGGGCCCGCCAGATTCTCGACGAACTCGAGGACGTCGAGCAGATGGTGGTCGCGCGCAACCACGAACCGGTGGGCACCTTGCGGATCGTCGCGCCGGTGGTGTTCGGGCTGCACAATCTCGCGCCCGTGCTGCAAACCTACACCCAGCGCTATCCCAAGGTCGTTCCCGACCTGACCCTGGTTGACCGGCAGGTCGATCTGGTCGAGGAAGGCTTCGACGTCGGGGTGGTGATCGCACGGCAGATGCGCAGCGCGAGCATTGTCACGCGGCGCCTGACCACGGGCTGCATGACGGTCTGCGCGACGCCGGCCTACCTGGAAAAACACGGCGTGCCGACCCATCCCGAGCATCTGATGGAGCATCCGTCGCTGAGCCTGCCGTCCGAATACTGGGGCGACGAGCGCGTGTTCACGGGGCCGGACGGCGAGGTTCGCGTGCGGCCGACCAACGTGGTGGTCGCCAACAACACCGAAATGCTGCGCCAGTTCGCGCTGCTCGGGATGGGCATCGCGATGCTGCCGAGCTATCTGATCGGCGGCGATACGGCGCGCGGCAAGCTGGTGCGCCTGCTGCCCGACTACCGCCTGCCGCAGGTCGAGATCAACGTCGCGTACCCGAGCCGCCGCCATCTGCCGGCCAAGGTGCGCACGTTCATCGACCATCTCGTCGAGCACTTCAGCCACTCGCCGGAAACGGCCTTGGGCGAACAATGGGCCGCGCACAGCGGCCTGCAGCCGCCGTCCGAGTCGGCGGCGCCCGGCGCGGCGGTGCCCGGCGCGCGCCCGGCCGCCGGCCCGTCGATGCCGGCCCCGCTGCCGAAGACGCGCCAGCGCGCGACCGCGCCGACGCCGCTGTAA
- a CDS encoding D-2-hydroxyacid dehydrogenase family protein: MKIAILDDYQDAVRKLNCFELLADHEVKVFNNTVRGLGQLASRLTEVEALVLIRERTHITSQLLSKLPHLRMISQTGKASSHIDMDACTERGIAVLEGSGSPVAPAELTWALIMAAQRRIPQYVANLKQGAWQQSGLKTSAMPPNFGLGQVLRGQTLGIWGYGKIGRLLAGYGKAFGMNVMIWGREPSLERARTDGYLAAESREAFFEQADILTLQLRLNDDTRGIVKQDDLMRMKPTSLLVNTSRAELLEESALVNALANNRPGMVAIDVFESEPILQGYSLLRMENVICTPHIGYVERESYELYFGAAFRNILAFDSGDTTSVANPEALVGGRSRR; encoded by the coding sequence ATGAAAATAGCCATCCTCGACGACTATCAGGACGCCGTCCGCAAGCTCAACTGTTTCGAGTTGCTCGCCGATCACGAGGTCAAGGTCTTCAACAATACGGTGCGCGGGCTCGGCCAGCTCGCCAGCCGGCTCACCGAAGTCGAAGCGCTGGTCCTGATCCGCGAGCGCACTCACATCACCTCCCAACTGCTGTCAAAGCTGCCGCATCTGCGCATGATCAGCCAGACCGGAAAGGCTTCGAGCCATATCGACATGGACGCCTGCACCGAGCGCGGCATCGCCGTGCTGGAAGGCTCCGGCTCGCCTGTCGCGCCGGCCGAGCTGACCTGGGCGCTGATCATGGCCGCCCAGCGCCGGATTCCGCAATACGTCGCCAACCTCAAGCAGGGCGCCTGGCAGCAGTCGGGTCTGAAGACCTCGGCGATGCCGCCGAATTTCGGCCTCGGCCAGGTGCTGCGCGGCCAGACGCTCGGCATCTGGGGCTACGGCAAGATCGGCCGGCTGCTGGCCGGCTACGGCAAGGCGTTCGGCATGAACGTGATGATCTGGGGCCGCGAGCCGTCGCTCGAACGCGCGCGCACCGACGGCTACCTGGCCGCCGAGAGCCGCGAGGCGTTCTTCGAGCAGGCCGACATCCTGACGCTGCAGCTGCGCCTGAACGACGACACGCGCGGCATCGTCAAGCAGGACGACCTGATGCGGATGAAGCCCACCTCGCTGCTCGTGAACACGAGCCGTGCCGAACTGCTGGAGGAAAGCGCGCTCGTCAACGCGCTGGCCAACAACCGGCCCGGCATGGTCGCCATCGACGTGTTCGAAAGCGAGCCGATCCTGCAGGGCTACAGCCTGCTGCGCATGGAAAACGTGATCTGCACGCCGCACATCGGGTATGTCGAACGTGAGAGCTACGAGCTGTATTTCGGCGCCGCGTTCCGCAACATCCTCGCGTTCGACAGCGGCGACACGACCAGCGTCGCGAATCCGGAAGCGCTGGTCGGCGGGCGCAGCCGGCGTTAG
- a CDS encoding patatin-like phospholipase family protein, with protein sequence MFDQVVFAGGGNRCWWQAGFWDVAQPALGIRPRVITGISAGAATACMLYTRDSRWVMRYYLEALRDNPKNVYWGNLLRGKPVFPHYRIYRQALVDIYGEPFTRLADAPEIRIGVSHVPRWLGARSAVAAGLVAYNIEKYVRKRLHPTLGQSLGFRPEFVRAQACADVDELADLILQSSCTPPFTPVLRRAGRPVLDGGMVDNVPVGALDPTPGKVLVMVTRRYPRPQIFSVAQGEQTRLYVQPSVKVPISSWDYTSPGQMQHAYDLGRRDGEQFVAAISAQAPGVAQSGPAAVTAAAS encoded by the coding sequence ATGTTCGATCAGGTGGTATTCGCCGGCGGCGGCAACCGCTGCTGGTGGCAGGCGGGTTTCTGGGACGTCGCGCAGCCGGCGCTCGGCATCCGCCCGCGCGTGATCACCGGCATCTCGGCCGGCGCGGCCACGGCCTGCATGCTCTATACGCGCGATTCTCGGTGGGTGATGCGCTATTACCTCGAAGCGCTGCGCGACAACCCGAAAAACGTCTACTGGGGCAACCTGCTGCGCGGCAAACCGGTGTTTCCGCACTACCGGATCTACCGGCAGGCGCTCGTCGACATCTACGGCGAGCCGTTCACGCGCCTGGCCGACGCGCCGGAAATCCGCATCGGCGTGTCGCACGTTCCGCGCTGGCTCGGCGCGCGTAGCGCGGTGGCCGCGGGCCTCGTCGCCTACAACATTGAGAAATACGTCCGCAAGAGGCTGCATCCGACGCTGGGCCAGTCGCTCGGATTCCGGCCCGAATTCGTTCGGGCGCAGGCCTGCGCCGATGTCGACGAACTGGCCGACCTGATCCTGCAATCGTCCTGCACGCCGCCGTTCACGCCCGTGCTGCGCCGCGCGGGGCGGCCCGTGCTCGACGGCGGGATGGTCGACAACGTACCGGTGGGCGCGCTCGATCCGACGCCGGGCAAGGTTCTGGTGATGGTCACGCGGCGCTATCCGCGTCCGCAGATCTTCTCGGTCGCGCAGGGCGAGCAGACGCGGCTCTACGTGCAGCCGTCGGTGAAGGTGCCGATCTCGAGCTGGGACTACACGAGCCCGGGCCAGATGCAGCACGCCTACGACCTGGGGCGCCGCGACGGCGAGCAGTTCGTGGCCGCGATCTCGGCGCAGGCGCCGGGCGTGGCTCAGTCGGGGCCGGCCGCCGTTACCGCCGCCGCATCATAG
- a CDS encoding PaaI family thioesterase, translating into MDEDAIRELLDRLLAPWVKSLGLAPVTVSDEGVTLRLPFSGELRHSGGVICGQAFMAAADTAMLAAIAAKLGEFRPMTTVSLNTNFMRAVRCGDLLVTARVLRTGRNLVFGEIEVTDEDGKLAVHATSTYALVN; encoded by the coding sequence ATGGACGAAGACGCAATCCGGGAACTGCTCGACCGGCTGCTCGCGCCGTGGGTGAAATCGCTCGGGCTCGCGCCCGTCACCGTATCGGACGAGGGCGTGACGCTGCGCCTGCCGTTTTCGGGGGAATTGCGGCATTCGGGCGGCGTGATCTGCGGCCAGGCGTTCATGGCCGCGGCCGACACGGCCATGCTGGCCGCCATCGCGGCGAAGCTCGGCGAATTCCGGCCGATGACGACAGTCTCGCTGAACACGAATTTCATGCGCGCGGTGCGATGCGGCGACCTGCTCGTCACGGCGCGCGTGCTGCGCACGGGCCGCAACCTCGTGTTCGGGGAAATCGAGGTGACGGACGAGGACGGCAAGCTGGCCGTCCACGCCACCTCCACCTACGCATTGGTCAACTAG
- a CDS encoding helix-turn-helix domain-containing protein: MKWTNHADAVLFEKTPHASTRRISTTLPDPPGSSQRNTPRKTGVRCALKAKKEETMKGRPKTRIALTERESSELRELAQSRMAAPAVAIRAKIVLACVETGDNTRVADMHGVSERTVRKWLARFNSDRIPGLYDAPRSGAPRRIDDRVVGLVKVLSGGSVAVQPSVAQIALASGISRSTVTRIRNSIGGEKAAPSAPRPPDTPPLARSARIIGVYVDSHVKVVVLAIDESGGIDSRAEIIGNPEIGSANEVRPLERAFHALLTEIRSVDPSSVAVEADRSVADFVDVMCRSAHASELHVFVLGNVGELAALVSARQRENARSHVHALRDDLQLGRRMADAVYGHTSFNRSLSTRPMPCSLVQALAAYVNGDANSGRRGFFCWIRTHDDPMPHRAPWLAAPAAGSDVRNMAEHWNSGRSVDDLMLAFEMAPIGLLVTRRRIVETYNLAFSNMFGYDRDALKGRSLESLYPSPEEFWRHGQRMIVALRNTDFYSDERIMRRIDNTLFWCHVAGRALNRDDPFATAVWTCEDISTSRRISVDLTAREREIAHFIVRAKSTKYIAKHLHISPRTVEAHRARLMRKYGVQSGAELMSHLMGTLSTEAGGGPVEELSRRFAR, from the coding sequence GTGAAATGGACGAACCATGCCGACGCGGTGCTCTTTGAAAAGACACCCCACGCGTCGACCCGACGTATTTCAACAACCCTGCCAGACCCGCCCGGAAGTTCACAGCGAAATACCCCCCGCAAGACAGGCGTGCGTTGCGCCTTAAAAGCAAAAAAAGAGGAGACGATGAAAGGACGACCGAAGACACGGATCGCATTGACGGAGCGTGAATCGAGCGAACTGAGGGAACTCGCGCAAAGCCGGATGGCGGCACCGGCCGTCGCGATAAGGGCGAAAATCGTGCTGGCGTGTGTCGAGACGGGGGACAACACACGCGTGGCGGACATGCACGGCGTCAGCGAACGGACTGTAAGAAAATGGCTGGCGCGTTTCAACAGCGACCGCATTCCCGGCTTGTACGATGCACCGAGATCGGGAGCCCCACGCAGGATCGACGACCGGGTCGTGGGACTCGTGAAGGTACTGAGCGGTGGAAGCGTCGCCGTGCAGCCGAGCGTGGCGCAAATTGCGCTCGCTTCCGGGATTTCCAGGTCGACGGTCACGCGGATCAGAAATTCGATCGGCGGCGAGAAGGCCGCGCCCTCGGCGCCGCGACCGCCCGATACGCCGCCGCTCGCACGTTCGGCCAGGATTATTGGCGTGTATGTCGATTCGCACGTCAAGGTCGTTGTGCTGGCAATCGATGAATCGGGAGGCATCGACTCCCGGGCTGAAATAATCGGGAATCCTGAGATTGGTTCGGCGAACGAGGTTCGGCCGCTGGAGCGGGCGTTTCATGCTTTGCTCACCGAGATCAGGAGCGTCGATCCGTCTTCCGTCGCGGTGGAGGCGGACAGGTCGGTGGCGGACTTTGTCGATGTGATGTGCCGCAGCGCGCACGCGTCCGAATTGCACGTGTTCGTGCTCGGAAACGTCGGCGAACTGGCTGCGCTGGTATCGGCGCGCCAGCGGGAGAATGCGAGAAGCCACGTGCATGCGCTTCGAGACGACCTGCAGCTCGGCCGCCGCATGGCGGATGCGGTGTATGGGCATACGTCGTTCAATCGTTCGCTGTCGACGAGACCGATGCCGTGCAGCCTCGTCCAGGCGCTGGCCGCTTACGTGAACGGTGACGCGAATTCGGGCCGGCGCGGCTTCTTTTGCTGGATTCGGACCCACGACGATCCGATGCCACACCGAGCTCCGTGGCTGGCCGCGCCGGCCGCCGGAAGCGATGTGCGGAACATGGCGGAGCACTGGAACAGCGGGCGATCGGTGGACGACCTGATGCTCGCGTTCGAAATGGCGCCCATCGGCCTGCTGGTGACGAGACGCCGGATCGTCGAGACCTATAACCTTGCGTTCAGCAACATGTTTGGCTATGACCGGGATGCGCTCAAGGGGCGCTCGCTCGAATCGCTCTATCCGTCACCGGAAGAATTCTGGCGGCATGGCCAACGCATGATCGTGGCACTGCGTAACACCGACTTCTACTCCGACGAGCGGATCATGCGGCGCATCGACAACACGCTGTTCTGGTGTCATGTCGCCGGCCGGGCGCTCAATCGCGACGATCCGTTCGCCACGGCCGTGTGGACCTGCGAGGACATTTCGACGAGCCGGCGCATTTCGGTCGACCTGACGGCTCGGGAACGGGAAATCGCGCATTTCATCGTGCGGGCGAAGAGCACCAAGTACATCGCCAAGCATCTCCATATCAGCCCGCGGACCGTGGAGGCGCATCGCGCGAGATTGATGCGGAAATATGGCGTGCAGAGCGGTGCCGAATTGATGTCGCATTTGATGGGCACGCTTTCGACGGAGGCCGGCGGTGGTCCGGTTGAGGAGTTGTCGAGGCGATTTGCGCGGTGA
- a CDS encoding MFS transporter, with protein sequence MKQTTNRSTGNAGGTAAVAFPYWALWAACFLGYTAIGMTIQVIPTYAREHMAANAIEAGLAVTIGSLASMVIRPIAGRLADQRGGRPVVMMGSILGSIGGLAHLVATNIPTLVVARVILGLGEGALYTAAIGWVLSNADPARRGKIAGHFGLSMWTGLAGGPILGAAILALRGYTAVWVVACVLPVVAWLLLLRSPRTPAPPPSQDGRRAIFPRAAWAPGASMAFASFGYGVIAAFLVPRFLALHLPGQEFALAVFGITFMLARFLGSPVVDRLGAPTVLILAVIVEAAGLFGLFAITDVWSAFICTGLAGAGASMLYPCLASLVTETASSHERTAALGLMTSAWDLGLALGGPVGGVVAGATSAPPFAIAAVAALVAIVPLVARSKRVLAPSRRG encoded by the coding sequence GTGAAACAGACGACAAATCGATCCACCGGCAATGCGGGTGGCACCGCGGCGGTAGCGTTTCCCTACTGGGCATTGTGGGCCGCCTGCTTCCTGGGATATACCGCGATCGGCATGACCATCCAGGTCATTCCGACTTACGCTCGCGAGCACATGGCGGCGAACGCCATCGAGGCCGGGCTGGCGGTGACGATCGGGTCGCTCGCCAGCATGGTCATCCGGCCGATCGCCGGCCGTCTTGCCGACCAGCGCGGCGGCAGGCCCGTAGTCATGATGGGCTCGATTCTCGGCTCGATCGGCGGGCTGGCGCATCTGGTCGCCACGAACATCCCGACGCTGGTCGTCGCGCGCGTGATCCTCGGCCTCGGAGAAGGCGCGCTGTACACGGCGGCGATCGGCTGGGTGCTCTCCAACGCGGATCCGGCGCGGCGCGGCAAGATTGCCGGCCACTTCGGCCTGTCGATGTGGACCGGTCTGGCCGGCGGCCCGATCCTCGGCGCCGCGATACTGGCTCTGCGCGGATATACGGCGGTGTGGGTGGTGGCCTGCGTGCTGCCCGTGGTGGCATGGCTGCTCCTGCTGCGCAGCCCCCGTACCCCGGCGCCGCCGCCGAGCCAGGACGGCCGCCGCGCGATCTTCCCGCGCGCGGCGTGGGCGCCCGGGGCCTCGATGGCGTTTGCCAGTTTCGGATATGGCGTGATAGCCGCGTTCCTGGTGCCGCGCTTTCTCGCGCTTCATCTGCCGGGCCAGGAATTCGCGCTGGCGGTGTTCGGCATCACGTTCATGCTCGCGCGCTTTCTCGGCAGTCCCGTGGTGGACCGCCTGGGAGCGCCCACCGTGCTGATCCTCGCGGTCATCGTCGAAGCCGCCGGCCTGTTCGGATTGTTCGCCATCACCGATGTCTGGTCGGCCTTCATCTGCACCGGGCTGGCCGGTGCCGGCGCGTCGATGCTCTACCCCTGCCTCGCCAGCCTTGTGACGGAGACGGCTTCCTCGCACGAGCGAACCGCGGCGTTGGGGTTGATGACGTCGGCATGGGATCTCGGGCTGGCGCTGGGCGGCCCGGTGGGCGGCGTCGTGGCCGGCGCCACCAGCGCGCCTCCCTTTGCCATCGCGGCGGTCGCCGCGCTGGTGGCGATCGTGCCGCTCGTCGCGCGTTCGAAGCGGGTGCTGGCGCCGTCCAGGCGCGGCTAG
- a CDS encoding GFA family protein: MPDRQGGCLCGAVRYVLKSEPRVITICHCTHCRKLSGSPFSFNLAIKETDFEQNGETRLFMDTGSSGNPVHRHFCGNCGSPIFAKIAAAPGKVIVKAGTLDNLDGLQPRVEIHTEHSLEWLAPVTGTTRFAQEP, encoded by the coding sequence ATGCCGGATCGTCAAGGCGGATGTTTGTGTGGCGCGGTGCGTTATGTGTTGAAAAGCGAGCCGCGCGTCATTACGATTTGCCACTGCACGCATTGTCGGAAATTGAGTGGAAGTCCGTTCTCGTTCAACCTGGCCATCAAGGAAACGGATTTTGAACAAAACGGTGAAACCAGGCTTTTCATGGACACCGGAAGTAGCGGAAATCCGGTACACCGCCATTTTTGCGGTAACTGCGGGTCCCCGATCTTTGCGAAAATTGCCGCGGCGCCCGGCAAGGTGATTGTAAAAGCCGGAACGCTGGACAATCTGGACGGGCTGCAACCACGAGTCGAAATACATACCGAACATTCGCTGGAATGGCTTGCTCCGGTGACCGGCACGACGCGCTTTGCGCAGGAGCCTTGA
- a CDS encoding cupin domain-containing protein: MEELKSREEEAALTAAVGSSYVQGGIKRTVLQKTSFPKDYTVSVNVINLPAGTSASPHIHPGLEITYVLEGEFDLVTKGKPDQRFTPGMSYLVTDQDEHFARVLGDKPMKLLCVFIQRDGEPVAKVVGSAEVR, encoded by the coding sequence ATGGAAGAGCTTAAATCGAGAGAAGAAGAAGCTGCGCTGACCGCGGCGGTGGGATCCTCCTACGTTCAGGGAGGCATCAAGCGCACGGTGCTGCAAAAGACCAGCTTCCCGAAGGATTACACCGTCAGCGTCAACGTCATCAACCTGCCGGCCGGGACCAGCGCGTCGCCGCACATTCACCCGGGCCTCGAGATCACCTACGTTCTCGAGGGTGAATTCGATCTCGTCACCAAGGGCAAGCCGGATCAGCGGTTCACGCCCGGCATGTCCTATCTGGTTACCGACCAGGACGAGCATTTCGCGCGCGTGCTGGGCGACAAGCCGATGAAACTGCTGTGCGTATTCATTCAGCGAGACGGCGAGCCGGTCGCCAAGGTGGTGGGCAGCGCGGAAGTCCGGTAA